From Trichoderma atroviride chromosome 1, complete sequence, one genomic window encodes:
- a CDS encoding uncharacterized protein (EggNog:ENOG41~TransMembrane:1 (n27-36c41/42o359-378i)) yields MFNQLISASAERSKTNIPTRRLYQMRFALLIIAFLATISSAATVPARASTRIPTLLIDTSPPPSPQSSEELLDIFPAYISEPELRHIEEVEMGRSSNAMLRENGEMKRRNAKAAPTAATTTLSKSTSGASATSSPLPEPFDNTPASAFQSSGSTDACPKFISSLLSNPTFKSCYPLSMMLQSSTGFFQAEKSLLSIVQVLDATCKADSSTCATFMSQAATNLTMASNCKTEVEQNQTLVLQAYDGLLAYKTVYAATCLQNPTSSQYCFANAVTNLNTPSDAYLYFLPYGIALPGSSNPSCSWCTQQTMDIYYSASAVRSSLVAGVYQAAARQVNTLCGPNYVNSTLPPASSGVHAVRPAIYTTTLAALCATLITLISAL; encoded by the exons ATGTTTAATCAACTAATATCCGCCTCTGCCGAGCGTTCCAAAACCAATATACCAACACGCCGATTGTACCAGATGCGGTTCGcactcctcatcatcgcatTTTTGGCGACCATCAGCTCTGCTGCTACAGTGCCAGCGCGTGCCTCTACTCGTATTCCAACGCTATTAATCGATACAAGTCCGCCGCCATCTCCTCAATCTTCGGAGGAATTGCTTGATATATTTCCTGCCTATATCAGCGAGCCTGAGTTACGGCACATCGAAGAAGTGGAGATGggtcgcagcagcaatgccatGCTACGCGAGAAtggagagatgaagagaaggaatgCAAAGGCAGCTCCCACCGCCGCAACCACGACGCTGTCAAAGTCCACCAGCGGTGCATCGGCAACATCGTCTCCGTTGCCAGAGCCATTCGATAATACGCCAGCCTCTGCCTTTCAAAGCTCAGGCTCAACCGACGCATGCCCCAAATTCATATCGAGTCTTCTATCAAACCCAACTTTCAAGAGCTGCTACCCGCTTTCCATGATGCTCCAG TCTTCAACtggcttcttccaagccGAAAAGTCGCTTCTCAGCATAGTGCAGGTGCTAGACGCAACTTGCAAAGCTGACTCGTCGACTTGTGCAACCTTTATGAGTCAAGCCGCGACGAATCTGACCATGGCCAGTAACTGCAAGACCGAGGTTGAACAAAATCAGACTCTGGTTCTTCAAGCATACGACGGTCTGCTGGCTTACAAGACGGTATATGCGGCAACCTGTCTTCAAAACCCTACCTCGAGCCAATATTGCTTTGCAAACGCAGTCACCAATCTCAATACGCCATCAGATGCCTATCTCTACTTCTTGCCCTATGGCATAGCCTTGCCTGGCAGCTCCAACCCATCGTGCAGCTGGTGCACCCAGCAGACTATGGACATTTATTACTCTGCCTCTGCAGTCCGCAGCTCACTAGTTGCCGGTGTCTACCAGGCCGCGGCACGCCAAGTCAACACTTTGTGCGGCCCTAATTATGTCAACAGCACTCTGCCACCAGCTTCATCAGGAGTCCATGCCGTACGACCAGCCATCTATACGACTACATTAGCCGCCCTTTGTGCTACCCTCATTACTCTTATTTCGGCCTTGTAG